The Dehalococcoidia bacterium DNA window CCGCTGCGCCGGCGCCCATCTGCGCCAGCACCGTATGCGGCTCGTGATCGCGAACGTAGCCGCGGATGATCTGGATCCACGGCCAGAAGGCCGGCGCCCCCGCGTCTTCCGAACAGCGGCCCCAGAGCGCGCGGACGCCTTGCAGACCGGCTCGCATGGCCAGCGCGGCGGCCAGGCGCGTCTTGCCGATCCCCGGCTCCCCGGCGATCCACGCCAGGTGTCCAACGCCGGCGATGGCCGCTTCCAGCCCGGCATCGAGCGCCGCCAGCTCAACCTCGCGGCCGAAGAAGCCGCCGACACGAGGCACGGACGGTGAGGTCATCGCAGGGCCGCCCGCAGACCGGCGGGACGCCGCCAGTCATTGACTATCAGACGCAGTATAGTCGCGAACGGCCTGGTTGTGCGGCTGGCCGTGGCCAGCGCGCAGCGCCAGCGTAGCCGATCCTCCGGGCGCCTTCCCTGCCGGGCACGCTTCACCGACTCGCGTACCCGCGCTGGTGCGTCTCCGCGGGATCGCACACACTGAAGCGCGAAATGAGGGAACGATGACGACCGCCGATTCGACCCGGGCCCAGCTCGAAGCGTTCCTGGCGCAGCCGCGCAACGTGATGGTCGCGGCGATCCGGCGCGACGGCCGGCCTCAGATGACTCCCAACTGGTTTCTCTGGGACGGCAGCCGCTTCTACATCTCGACCACGAAGACGCGCCACAAATACAAGAACTTCCGCAGGGACCCGCGCGTCCAGCTCGCCTTCGACGATCCCACGGGCTTTCAGTGCATCGTCTGTGACGGCACGGTCGAAATCTGGGAGGATCACCAGCGCGGCCTGCCCTTCTTCCGCCGGATCACGCTCAAGCACCGCGGCGCGGCGCCGGACGACCAGACGATCCTTGAACGCCTGGCGCGCGAGCAGCGCGTGCTGCTGGTGATCACCCCGGACAAGCCGATCGCGCGGTGGACGCACTGGGGCTTCTGACGCGCGGCACACGACTCTCTGAGCGTATGCACCGCTATACTTGTCTCAGGAGCCGAACCATGTCCGACGACGAACTGATCGCGCTGGATCGAGCCCAATCCGCATAAAGGCGGCAAGGATGAAGCTCGTCTGAAGCGCTACGCGATCCCGATCTGGGCGATCGCGGGCGAACTCCAGGAGCCCGACATCGGCGTTGCCCAGCTGGCGCGCGACTTCGATGTCCCGTCCGAGGCGGTCGAGGCAGCCATGGCCTACTATCGCCGGCATAAGTGCCTGATCGACAATCGCCTGCGCGCAAACGCGGTCTGACTGGTGCTCCACCAGCCAATGACGGCCGAAGACGCGGCAAGGCGGCTGGTCGAGATTGCGCAGCCGGCCGGAGCGCTGGTGGATACGCTGCATCGGTGGCGGCCGACCAGTGGTTGGATACCGCTTCACTGAAGGAGCCACGAAGGCATGGCACGGTACTTCCGCATACCCGCATGCCGGCCCGGCGGGATTACGTCATGCTCCTGCGCCGGCAGCGCAACAGTTCGTTTATACTGTGGCCGGCGAGGCACGCGGCACGGCGGGAGGATCGATGGCGGTTCCGCGAACCTACCGGGTGGAGTCGCGCAGCTTCGACAGGCAGATCAGCTGGCACTGGGACGCCGAGTTCGTGGGGCGGGCGCCGAGTCTGCTGATCGTGCACTCGGCCGCCGGCGATCCGGTCGTCTCCGGCGAGCGCCAGTATCCCTGGCCGGCCGACACGCTGCAGTTCTATTGGAGCGACCGCTGGTACAACATCCGCGCCGCCCTGCGCGACGGCACGCCCTACTTCTACTCCTGCAACGTGGCGATGCCTGCCGCCTTCAACGAGAACGAGGTCAGCTACGTCGACCTGGATCTCGAGCTGGCCGTCACCGATGGCCTCAGCGCTCGCCTTGAAGGCGAAGACGACTTCCGCCGCAACGCCGCCGCCATGAGCTATCCGCCCGATGTCGTGCAGCGGGCGCAGGACGCGGTGCAGGAGCTGCGCAGCCTGGTGCAAGCCGGCCGGCCGCCGTTTCGCGACCACGAGAGCCTGCTGCGGCTGGCGCGCTGAGACGCCCCGGCCCGTCGAGCGCCGGGAGATGATGGGGGGTTCACGTTTGCGTGCCGCGATGCCGCCCGCCCGGCTCGCCTGTTTCGCTTGCCTTGTGCTCGCAGCCCTGGGCGTCGGCCTTGCCCGACCGCCCGCGCCAGTGGCCGCCGCCCGCGCCTTGCCCGCCACGTTCTCATCTGTACACACGTTTCCACACACGGTGCCGCGGGTGTGGGTCGCGGACGGCGGCAGCGGCGCGCCATCCCCGGCCTCGGCACGCGTTGATGTCAGCGGCCGCGCGCCGAACGAACTGGGGCGCGTGCTGATCCTGGAGTACCACCGCATCTGGAACCCGGACGGACCCTGGCAGCGCTCGACCGCGGGGTTCCGGCGCGACCTCGAGCGGCTGTACGCGGCGGGCTTCCGTTCCGTCTCACTGCACGACGTCCTCGCCAACCGTATCGATCTGCCGCTGGGCGCCTCGCCCGTGGTCTTCACCTTCGACGACAGTTACGTGAGCCAGCTCTGGTTCACGGCGGACGGCACGCCGGCCGCCGACAGCGCCGTGGGCATCATGCAGCGCTTCGCCGCAGATCACCCCGACTTCGGCCTGCACGGCGTCTTCTACGTCACCTGGAACACGCTGTTCGGCGGCCCCGGAGCGCAGCGCACGGACCGGCTGCGCTTTCTTGTCGATCATGGCTTCGAGCTGGGGAACCATACGCTCAGCCATGCCGATCTCAGCCGCGGCACTCCGGCCAGCGTACAGCGCGAGCTGGGCCAGGAGCAGGCCTTCGTGCGGCAGGCGCTGGGCGGCTACGACATGCAAACCATGGCGTTGCCCTACGGCAACTGGCCGCGCGACCGCACTCTGGCGCAGGCGGGCACAGACGGCACGGCGGCATATCGCTTTCAGGCGATCCTGCAGGTTGGCTCCGAGCCCGCGCCGGCGCCCGCCAGCGCTGCCTTCAATCCCCTGATCTTGCCGCGCGTGCAGGCGGGCGAACAGTTGCTTAGCTACTGGCTCACCTGGTTCGATCAGCACCCCGACGACCGCTACGTCAGCGACGGCGACCCGGCCTGCGTCGCCTATCCCGCGCGGCTTAGCGCTCGCCTGCGCGCCGACGCGGCGCAGCGCTGGACGCTGAAACCGTATTGACACCCGGGCACTTGCCAGAGTGGCCGCTGTTACGTAAAGTCGAGCACGGCGGTAGGGTTTTCCATAAAGCCGTTACGCATAACGGCTAAGCTGTGTATGCTGAGGGGCGAATCCGCCGGCGCTTTGGCCGGAGAGGGAGAGCGCGCGCATCGACGGCACGCAACGGCTCAGGCGCGGCCCGCTGTACGATTACCACCTGATCAATCCCGAGCGGCTGGCCCGCGAACGCGCCCGGCGCCGCCGCCGTTTCCGCATCCACGCGGCCATCATCCTGCTCTTCGCTGCCGTGGCCTTCGCCCTGGTGCCGCTGCGCGGCCGCGCGCACCTCGGCTCGCCGCACGCCGCCGCCGCCTACATTCCACCGCGGCCGCCGCTGTTCGCGCCCGGCCCCGCGGACAGTGCCGCCGGCGCCGTCCGCGTTGCCGGCGAGATCCAGTATCTGCGGGCGCCGCTGGTGCTGGACGGCGTGAACCAGGCGCACACCACCGGGCTGCCCGTGCAGGCGAACAGCATCGCCGGCAGCGCGAACCGGCCGGCCGGCGGCCAACCCGCGGCCAACGCCGCTCCGGCAAGCGCCATGGCGACGGCCACCGCAGCAGCGGAAGCCGGCCCAACCGCGACGGCCACTCCGCCGCCGACGCCGTCGATCGGCTTCGCCGGCGATACACCGCACCGGCCCAACGTGCCTGACGACGGCGGCAGCGGCGGTGCCGAGGCGAGCCCGACACCTGCGGCCGGCGGCCCGCAGAACGGCCAACCGGCCGCGGCGACGCCGCCGGCGCCGACACCCACGCCGGACAACAGCCTGCGCCAGTACGCGACGAACGATCCCAACCGGCCGCTCTACTACGACCACGTGGTGCAGCCGGGTGACACCGTCTCGACGATCGCCGCGCGCTACGGCGTCTCCACCAGCACGGTGCTGTGGAACAACCCGCTGATCACCGACCGCGACGCGCTGTTCGTGGGGCAAACGATCCGGGTGCCCACCACAGACGGCGTGCTCTACAACGTGCATCTCGACGACACGCTCTCCGATATTGCAGACACCTACAAGGTGAAGCCGAGCGACGTGATCGCGCTGGCGGCGAACGGTGTGCCCAGCGGCGGCGCCATCCGCGAGGGGCAGACGATCCTGCTGGTCGGCGGCGAGCCGCCTCCACCACCGCCCCCGCCCCCGCCGCCCCCGACCCCCTCGCCAGCGCCGACTCCGCAGCCAACGGCGCAACCGCCGGCAACGGCGGCGGCTCCGGCTGCACCAGCCGCGCCACCGCCCGCGCCGGCCGCACCGCCAGCGCCGCAGGTCTCGAGCAGCGGCTGGGCCTGGCCGGCGATCGGGCCGATTACCAGCTACTTCGGCCCCAGCCATCCGCTGGGCATCGACATCGGCCAGGGCACGGGCGGCCAGCCGATCCACGCCGCCAAGGCCGGCACCGTCACCTTCGCCGGCGGCGACCCATGCTGCAGCTACGGCTACTACGTGGACATCGACCACGGCGGCGGCTGGAGCTCGCGCTACGGCCACTGCCGCAGCTGGCCGGTCGTCTCCGTCGGCCAGCACGTGGCACAGGGGCAGACGATCTGCTACGCGG harbors:
- a CDS encoding PPOX class F420-dependent oxidoreductase, with amino-acid sequence MTTADSTRAQLEAFLAQPRNVMVAAIRRDGRPQMTPNWFLWDGSRFYISTTKTRHKYKNFRRDPRVQLAFDDPTGFQCIVCDGTVEIWEDHQRGLPFFRRITLKHRGAAPDDQTILERLAREQRVLLVITPDKPIARWTHWGF
- a CDS encoding M23 family metallopeptidase yields the protein MAFALVPLRGRAHLGSPHAAAAYIPPRPPLFAPGPADSAAGAVRVAGEIQYLRAPLVLDGVNQAHTTGLPVQANSIAGSANRPAGGQPAANAAPASAMATATAAAEAGPTATATPPPTPSIGFAGDTPHRPNVPDDGGSGGAEASPTPAAGGPQNGQPAAATPPAPTPTPDNSLRQYATNDPNRPLYYDHVVQPGDTVSTIAARYGVSTSTVLWNNPLITDRDALFVGQTIRVPTTDGVLYNVHLDDTLSDIADTYKVKPSDVIALAANGVPSGGAIREGQTILLVGGEPPPPPPPPPPPPTPSPAPTPQPTAQPPATAAAPAAPAAPPPAPAAPPAPQVSSSGWAWPAIGPITSYFGPSHPLGIDIGQGTGGQPIHAAKAGTVTFAGGDPCCSYGYYVDIDHGGGWSSRYGHCRSWPVVSVGQHVAQGQTICYAGSTGYSTGPHLHFEIHLNGQVLNPLNFLP
- a CDS encoding DUF402 domain-containing protein gives rise to the protein MAVPRTYRVESRSFDRQISWHWDAEFVGRAPSLLIVHSAAGDPVVSGERQYPWPADTLQFYWSDRWYNIRAALRDGTPYFYSCNVAMPAAFNENEVSYVDLDLELAVTDGLSARLEGEDDFRRNAAAMSYPPDVVQRAQDAVQELRSLVQAGRPPFRDHESLLRLAR
- a CDS encoding polysaccharide deacetylase family protein; this translates as MWVADGGSGAPSPASARVDVSGRAPNELGRVLILEYHRIWNPDGPWQRSTAGFRRDLERLYAAGFRSVSLHDVLANRIDLPLGASPVVFTFDDSYVSQLWFTADGTPAADSAVGIMQRFAADHPDFGLHGVFYVTWNTLFGGPGAQRTDRLRFLVDHGFELGNHTLSHADLSRGTPASVQRELGQEQAFVRQALGGYDMQTMALPYGNWPRDRTLAQAGTDGTAAYRFQAILQVGSEPAPAPASAAFNPLILPRVQAGEQLLSYWLTWFDQHPDDRYVSDGDPACVAYPARLSARLRADAAQRWTLKPY